The Megalobrama amblycephala isolate DHTTF-2021 linkage group LG18, ASM1881202v1, whole genome shotgun sequence genome segment taatgtaataaagtatgaaaatacaattattaaactcgttatagatatgcttataaatcaagaacaaagcatttatagctgtatttataaatggtttactaatatctgttaatgttttataaatgatgaattggtTATCTCCGAAACCAAAATGTTGAACACATTTGAACATAAACTCATGACTCACGGTATCAAATTCTTTGTAAAAGTCTATGAATAGCATAAAAGAATCTGTTGGTATACTGTACAGCAATTGTAATCAATCATATCTAAAATTAATCTGATATTATTACTGATATGTCTCCCAGTCATAAACCCTGACTGTTCTTCCTCAATGATCTCTTCTAGACCTTTCTTtaatcttttttcaaaaactaGAGCAAAAAGTTTAGGATCATTATTCAGAAGGGTAATTGGTCTCCAGTTGTCAATGTAAAGTTTATCCTTATTCGACTTAGGAATAATTGTAATACGTCCTTGTTTGAGAGTTGCAGGTAATTCCCCACATTCAATGGATTCTTTAAACATGGCTGCTAAAAAGGACATAACTGAAACCTGAACATCTTATAGAATTCACTGGTAAGCCCATTGTTCCCTGGAGACTTATTATATTTTTCAAGcctacaatacatttttttttttacctcttcTAGAATAATATCTTTgtcacaaaataatttaaattcttcatctattttcttttttgcgTCAGAAATGTTACtcaaaaataaatctgtttcTCTATCATTATAAGGGTCTGAAGTGTATAGATTTTTATAAAACTGGGTGACATATTCAGCGTTACCTTTATTGTTTTCTCATGCCTTATTATTAATCATGAGTTTACATATAATTTTCTAAATtgataaaacattttgtatttttctcaCCTTGTTCCATCCACTTCTGTCTACTCCTTATAAAAGCACCTTTAGCTTTGTCTAATTGTAATTGCAAGGAAGCCATTTGTTTAAGTTcttcatttgttaatatttgttTACTGGATAATTCCATTATTTCTTcaattcattttctttttttactttagcAATTTTTTCCTTATACTCATAGCTATGCTTCGTATTTCAAATTCCATTAATTCCCAATTGTGACCAAATTTATTGAAGATACATGCCCATTTCCAATATTTTCCTATAATTTTAGTGGCTttatttttaaaccattcaTTCTCTAACAAGTTTTTATTAGAGTTTTTATTTATCAACATCATCTGCACTATTTGCAGAAAATAGCCAAAAATCAATACGAGATTGTTTAGTCAAATCATTATTGCTCCAGATATACATTTGTTGGTGTGGGTAAGTATATCTCCAGATATCCAAAAGATCCAATCTTGCGcatatgttttttaattcacatgttttttcattgtttttaggGGGCCACCAGTCTATTTCTTCATCCATAACAGTATAAGTCCCCACCCCAAATGATCATTGCAAGGAAATTTAGAACACAATTGGTTGATTTTACTCTCAATTGttaaaaacaaatgattatTCTTCCGCTTATTATTTGTGGCATAAACATTTACTATAATAAATTGAGAAAGATCAATACTAACATGTAGAATTATCCATCTTCCTTCAGTATCTGTTTGCTTACTGTGAATGCATCCtttgaatttacattttaatataactaCTCCTGCAGATTTGTTAGTACCAAAAGAGAACCAAACATCATTCCCCCACTGACTTCTCCAAAAAGTTACATCTGCACCACAATCATGAGACTCCTGAATGAAGTAAAATTCTGCACCTTTGCTTTGACAATacaaaactaaatattttcttttcagtTGGTTTCTTATACCTCTGgcattaaagcagaactaagtaacttttttaccttcataaatagttttctaagtccttacaatggttaattgacttgtagtggtgtgtttgaggcaaGCACTAACcacctctggcacgtctacgccaaaaaacagcacttgcaagttgagctgcactgACCCGAAACAATCTCGTCTCAtattcacgttcacgcgagattcaaaattcaaaaacaatagttgcgtcccaaatgacgcactctacactacttttgtcatttaacaacggagtccgatcctcccttcccctccactacgtaaatacactgtaaaaaaaatcccagtaaaatttacagtaaaaaaacggcagctgtggttgccagaactttaccgtaaaaaatacagtagcaacgtaaaaaaaaaaaatctgttaaatttacggtaaaatgacgtatttcattaactgatataatgttaatttaccaacctaatgaagtactaatatctgttttgtacctttataatacactgacagtcaccaaacacagtggtgatgagagtcacatgatgaatcaaagttcatcacaagcagattttccacaagctgagaagaacaacactaacatatagaaggtgcacacagtgtcattcacacacacacacacacacactaaacaccatcatggtaacatgcatgaaattttaaaaatacaataaacattaatttaacaatattagatgtaacataaaaccctaatgtacataactgattagaaaaaaatgagaaaaactaagaagaaacagagttatttaaacgaaaatatatcaaatgtgaagtgtcacgcagggaattgtgggaatgtcaatttacggtttttcactgtaaattttacaatgaattgttatttttcacttccaaaaactgtgaatttaacggtattttaccgtaaaattacattaaatgtactgttagatctattatagttattcaccgtatttagtacggaaactttctgtaaaccaattgacagtttttcaccgcagcatttttacagtcttttactcttaaaatcacggtcattttttacagtgtatgacaTTTTACAATGCTTGTTGTCTGAACAAATTTCACAGTTCACACTATTTTACATGTGCTAATAAGGAAAATCAATCAGAATTTTTGCAAAACACGGAAACACTTTAatgtattacatataaataGAAATGTCAATGGTCTTAGAAACATGTTGTATAGTTTTGAAATACTTGGTAGTTACCTAGTATTAGTTGAATATCTAATAAAGCGGCACATACTCACTGCAGATGTATTCTGTTATTACTAAGGTAGATGATTTATTGCTTTAAAGATCTGATTCATATGTTGCTTGATAAAGTCACAGTCTTCACTGAAGAATTTTTACCAGCCCTCACCTTTTAATATGTGGTTCAAAGGTGTTTCCATGATACTATCACCCCAGAGGGGAAAACCTATTCATATTAATTGTTGCCATGATCACAGCTACTGATAAAATTGTATGCATTGATTCCTAAccttaaatattttgtttattatgtttttaatttctttttcatAATGTAAGTACTGTATAACAAGTATTTGTGCATTGTGCAAAACTTTCTGCAGTGGTGGCATTCAAACAGTTAACAGTTCCCTGCCCTCAACCTGGCAAGATATGTTCTTTGCATCCCGGCCACAAGTTCACCTTCAGAGAAAACATTCAGCTATTGTGGTCAGATTCTGGAGGAGAGACATGAAACCATCGTCAATCAGCGACATTCTGTTCTTGTATGGAAGTTAAAAAGATATTTAATTTTGCAGTATAGCTAGTTAGCcaacagtttttatttattcgtATTTGTGGCTTAGCCTATAGTTTTGATTGACAGATGTCATTTAATTTAGCATATTTTTCTTTGTGACATTTAGCCTATTtttcattgtgactttttttttatggtgtTGACAGTATCATaagacaaataacaaataaaattattgtatagccaataatttatatttgttaTCTCGTCTGACATTGCTGATGATTAACTCAGACACTGCTTCAATGGTACTTTAACTCAGTAGTCCGCAAACCCATTTTTCTGCATACTATTACATAAATCTTACCTATTTCATTTACATGTGACTTACAAATATGgatcacattaagtttattagtttgtttatgtaaaaactatgtaatccaaatggatggaaaatttgaatgtaattcaattacataaaacttaaatttagactgaaatatttttttgagtgtagttATTTTGTTCTACTAAATAATGACCCAGCAGCTGATTGTGACATTTATAACCTTTTGAAGCAGTTGTGGTTTTTGATGTCACTCTGAATTATAGAAGTGGTGAAATGATAGATTCATgttctgttattattatttttttaaatagaaaaaagaaTGGTTTAATATAGGGCAGATTAAACACATTGTCAATCTAGACAATTACAGTAATATAAGGTTTGTCTATATTctaaatgaatattaatgaatatgatcttgttaaaattatttgaaaataaattaacattgaGGGAATGACTTGATAGTTGGTGTAGAACCTATTCTATGCATTGTTCCTGCCTTCTGTAGTATACAAacattatattaaatgttttattattattattattattattattattataaaaactgaaacattaaagttttGCTAAACTCAAAGAAGGACTATCCCTTTAGCATTTGATTTGTGTGAGGTGCGATAATGATACATACTCGATTAAGAAACATACTTATTTTATTCTGTAGATTTTATAAATGAAAAAGTGTACAAGGAAATTATGTTCAGTACAATTTAGGATATATACGTAGATCCTttactgtaataaaaatattgtaaaaccTTGCCATGTGAGGACACTGATTTAAAGTTCTAAGTACTAAAAAAAGTTCTCAAGAAGTTACTAAAGACCTATACTGATACTAATGCTTTGTATGTATTCCAGTTACTGACTTTACACATTAAGTTCTGATACcaatgaatattaatttaatgACATAATAAATTAAGACATTCCTTTTTCTCTGCACCAAAACTTTGCAAACTTCTGTCTTATTTCTTTGGTTTGTAAACCATATACTAAAGGATTTAATCCTGGTGGCACAATGTGAAACATTATACTAGCTAGTTTCCTGCTCTCAGAGTAGAGAGGGAAACgatgaagaaaaataaaagtggAGCCAGAAACAAGCATGATTAAATAAACAGCTAAATGAGTGCTGCAGGTTTTTATGGCTTTGCTGTTGAGTGCTTTGTTTTTGCTGGTTATGCATACAGTAGCAATCTTGCCATATGTTATAAATACAGACAAAATTGAGAAGGTAAATAAAACCACAGTATAAATGATTCCATACACATTATTAACAACCACACCATCATCACAGGAGAGTTTAAAAAGTGAGGCATTGTCACAGAAAGGGTTTTCAATTTTAGATCTGCAGTGAGACAGACGCACAGTGAGTCCTATCAGAATTGATACCATAAGTACTGACAGCCCCCAGGCTGATGCTGATAGTTTAATAACCATTTTATTGGTCATTATTGCCGTGTATCGCAATGGATTACATATAGCCACATATCTGTCAAAGGCCATAATTATAAGAACATAGTGACATGCTGCTACAAAAATATGCACAAAATAGGCTTGAACTACACACTCCACATATGTGATATAGCGCTCTGaagtttcttttaaaatgtcCTGCAATAAGCGTGGCAAAATGACAGTGGTCCCTAATATATCGTTCAGTGGCAAGTTACAGAACAGGAAATGCATAGGATGATGAAGATTCTTCTCTGTTGAGATCAGAATTACAAGTGCAATATTGGAAACCATTATGAAGACATAAACCAAAAGAAGCAGGATGAAAACAGCATAGGTAGACTGAGGTGTAACTTGAAGTCCCTCCACTAGAAGAATGCTGTGTCTGAATGTCAGATTGTCCATTGCTTGTTCTAAACAAACCCTGCAAACAGAGTAACAGCCAGACATCTCATGGAAATACTGTAAACATAAACTTGTACAGGTAGGCCTATATGACAGTTTACAATGCTTGTTGTCTGAACAAATATCACAGTCCACGCTATTTTACATGTGCTAATAAGGAAAATCAATCAGAATTTTTGCAAAACATGGAAACACTTTAatgtattacatataaataGAAATGTTGATGGTCTTAGAAACATATTGTATAGTTTTGAAATACTTGGTAGTGACCTAGTATTAGTTGAATGTCTAATAAAGCAGCACATACTCACTGGAGATGTATTCTGTTATTACTAAGGTAGATGATTTATTGCTTTAAAGATCTGATTCATATGTTGCTTGATAAAGTCACAGTCTTCACTGAAGAATTTTTACCAGCCTTCACCTTTTAATATGTGGTTCAAATGTGTTTCCATGATACTATCACCCCAGAGGGGAAAACCTATTCATATTACTTGTTGCCATGATCACAGCTACTGATAAAATTGTATGCATTGATTCCTAAccttaaatattttgtttattatgtttttaatttctgtttcaTAATGTAAGTCCTTAGTGACTAATTCTAATCAATAGCTGCACAAGGATTGTACTGTATAACACGTATTTGTGCATTGTGCAAAACTTTTTGCAGTGGTGGCATTCAAACAGTTAACAGTTCCCTGCCCTCAACCTGGCAAGATATGTTCTCTGCACCCCGGCCACAAGTTCACCTTCAGAGAAAACATTCAGCTATTGTGGTCAGATTCTGGAGGAGAAACATGAAACCTTTGTCAGTCAGCGACATTCTGTTCTTGCGTGGATGTTAAAAAGAGATTTAATTTTGCAGTATAGCTAGTTAGCcaacagtttttatttattcatatttgtgGCTTAGCCTATAGTTTTGATTGACAGATGTCATTTAATTGAGCATATTTTTCTTTGTGACATTTAGCCTATTTTTCACTGTGACATTTTTTTATGGTGTTGACAATATCATaagacaaataacaaataaaattattgtATAGCcaataatttgtatttgttaTCTCGTCTGACATTGCTGATGATTAACTCAGACACTGCTTCAATGGTACTTTAACTCAGTAGTCTGCACACACATGAACACTAAGCAGTGTTATATAAACCCATTTTTCTGCATACTATTACATAAATCTTACCTATTTAATTTACATATGACTTACAAATATGgatcacattaagtttattagtttgtttatgtaaaaactatgtaatccaaatggatggaaaatttgaatgtaattcaattacataaaacttaaatttagactgaaaatgtagttatttttgttCTACTAAATAATGACCCAGCAGCTGATTGTGACATTTATAACCTTTTGAAGCAGTTGTGGTTTTTGATGTCACTCTGAATTATAGAAGTGGTGAAATGATAGATTCATgttctgttattattattttttaaatagaaataagAATGGCTTAATATAGGGGAGAATAAACACATTGCTGTAGCAatttgtacagttattaatcaatttatgggttttatatatatatttatacaacagttctgtctggttctcgaatctgattggctgatagccatgcgatatttcagtgataacagcactcctactgccttttcaccgtttgtatcactccgcttgaagtgaccgtcatggcggccgatcaaatcaaccgtaatttttacaaatactacttcttgtaccacaaactgtagttttaatagttttttaggcgagaatgtagttgtttagacctgaaatatgtgactcatatttaataacagcgcctattttacaatttgttttgacgttttcggagatgcgagctcgagtgggtcagcggccgttcagtgcttctgtaaccgccgagaacagcttcatctcggccagttcctcagggatttgccgctggctcttatagtggttaaacatgagacataattcaatttgagtacatagaacgggcaatctttggtcttattaatctattatttgttccagagcaagtcgaattgtgctatattaaatttgataataataaacgttacgttacatccttatatagcatattggctacaattagacgggacatatcagactcttctcTGCTCTTTAAAAACGTAAAacataaaactttataaacatatggttttttgagtaaagaaaatgctttacaatttttttttcaaacatcagatctttatttacctttgcattgcacagaggagatgtccaaactgcgtgcgcactttattcaggaggtgaggcagattaatgaggcttgattgacagtttgaggatccaatggagttaggaggttttgtcacaagctctttaaaatccttttcattcgttaaatatttgtaaaacccacatacaagcgtaAATGGTGACCTAATTTTTtactagtgctttatgtttgactgaactgtacagttgtgcttatttgttgttctaaatattatcgttaataaatatgattttatataaatatgtccattaagtaatatggattcagtgaacattacattaatacgccattagatggcggcaacactttacaggagaatgagtcagtgacgcactagagacttttaaattgaaaggaacttttgcaaaaggaagttgttttagcgctgtggtgtaatggatgttacggaaaaggacaaatacaaagatcgctttcctcagcggacattcaaacggacttgtataaaggatataatattatagacatcgacttgaagaatgaatgtaatgcagtataccagacacaggtaatagcctactctctctctctctctctctctctctctctctcgctctcgctctctctaatactgtacaaaatgcaatgtgtttcaatgaagcgactcaacgttccttcgttactagttctgaagtgacgttttagaattagtaacggaggcttggtccaactgtcaaattgagatttgaatccgtggcggaaggaagtagtgctgcacaaaagagggttttaaagacactccgttgttgttcttatttatttacacactcgtgccgtcgaactgttgtataaacgcaatatcacactcgtagctgtgcgatatggctgtatatgtTACGTGTTGCTGGTGCAGAGGGATGAGGCAGATACAGATTTCCACtataatgaacaatactttaatataaacAAGCCAGGAGTATCCAACATACACATCTACATAACATTTAagacggacgaggagtgaagggagtgagtgcaatataaagggagtgctaacaatagagtccaggtgcaggtgatgagtgatgatgaggagctgacgagggaagtgagtgcaggtgtagaaacaggaggatcatgggagtccaggggaacaagggatctgtaacagtacctccccctgcgggcgccctggagacctcaaaccggagcagggggaggagtggactggagtggaggtctccagggcaggctcaaacaccatggcgggtcaggagccgtgggcggccatggcgggtcaggagccgtgggcggccatggagggtcaggggccgaaggcggccatggagggtcaggggccgaaggcggccatggagggtcaggtgcagcgggcagccacggcgggtcaggtgcagcgggcagccacgacgggtcaggtgcagcgggcagccacggcgggtcaggtgcagcgggcagccacggcgggtcaggagccggaGGCGGCCATGGGGGATTAGGGGCCGAAGCCATAGAGCAGTTGAGCCCAGGCGGCGCTGAAGGACCGGCAGGAGATGGCGGAACCagcggctccgccgaccgaagcacagccggggctccagaaggccgcagttgaATAAGGACGACAGACAACAAAGTGAACACCAGggggagtgaggaagccaactGGAAATgagggacggagggacggagcggagacggaggagtgcagtccagaggggagggcaggctgacgagggACCAAGGTGTGAGCGGAGGCAGGATGGAGACTTGTGAGGCTGGAGGACTGATGGGCCATAGTGGAgacgagggaggttggagccagggtgtaggtaatcgcccagaggtccgaggtggagatctgggcgagggggcttgaggtggaggttcaGTGCCAACACAAAAGGatggaggtgggagagggaggcagggagggtaAACAGTCTTAGTGCTGGAGACTTCTATAACACAGTTCATACtaggagcggctggctcggcggcggctggagcggctggctcggcggcggctggagctgagggctcggcggtgGCTGGGACTGGAGATacgggctcggcggctgagactggagatacgggctcggcggctgagactggagatacgggctcggcggctgagactggagatacgggctcggcggctgagactggagatgcttgctcggcggctgagactggagatgcttgctcggcggcggagactggcgctgcttgctcggcggcggagactggcgctgcttgctcggcggcggagactggcgctgcttgctcggcggcggggactggcgctgcttgctcggcggcggggactggcgctgcttgctcggcggcggagactggcgctgcttgctcggcggcggagactggagatgcaggctcggcggcggagactggagatgcaggctcggcggagactggagaaattTGCTCAGACCAAAAGTCTATAAGCCAGGCCGCCTCACTTGGCGGCTCGTGTGAGGTTGGAACCTCCTCGGAgagggctggagcggcaggttttttcctcctcctccgctttccGGACCCAGCAGGAGAGTGTGGGCCCAGCGTGGGGCAGGAAGGAAGTTCACCGGAGGGGTAAGCGGAGGAATACGGAGGCTGACTAACTGGCCCAGCCGACCGTGTTTCTGGACGGACTGGAGACCAACACTCATCCACATAGAATTTGGaattattcaaaaacaaaataaaattgatagtttcgcttaaggagagaCGATAATCAGGTTCATGGAAACGGAGAGTGTTGTCATCCAGACCGTCCAAAAACAGGGCGATTAAATTAGCATcgggccagtcagtcagatAAGccagctcaacgaactcctccacatacctctccagtgaa includes the following:
- the LOC125252724 gene encoding olfactory receptor 146-like; this encodes MDNLTFRHSILLVEGLQVTPQSTYAVFILLLLVYVFIMVSNIALVILISTEKNLHHPMHFLFCNLPLNDILGTTVILPRLLQDILKETSERYITYVECVVQAYFVHIFVAACHYVLIIMAFDRYVAICNPLRYTAIMTNKMVIKLSASAWGLSVLMVSILIGLTVRLSHCRSKIENPFCDNASLFKLSCDDGVVVNNVYGIIYTVVLFTFSILSVFITYGKIATVCITSKNKALNSKAIKTCSTHLAVYLIMLVSGSTFIFLHRFPLYSESRKLASIMFHIVPPGLNPLVYGLQTKEIRQKFAKFWCREKGMS